The following coding sequences lie in one Synechococcus sp. CC9902 genomic window:
- the infB gene encoding translation initiation factor IF-2, with product MTSSGKVRIYELSKDLGLENKDVLDAAEKLSIAAKSHSSSISDSEAGKIRSLLGKGASPSQPTAPAAKPAPAKPAAGKSILSVKKAPASPGVTAPVAAAKPQAPAQPAASKPLQPSVKAVAPPARPAPAGSTSAGSTPNKPATAPARPTAATTTSTPRPAAAAAPSRPAPSKPQGAPKPQVVGKPSAPELVSKPTPATKPTGAAKPAIVSKPITAAKPAVVAKPAAAKPTIVKPTAPTPRPASSPAAASSAPPPASTPRPAPSRPTPRPAAAPSRPGAPQGQKPQIVSRAGAPPRPGTPPRVGAPTKTGTPARPTPRPELVGKPVPRRTGGVGAPQRPGTGVPQRQGGPARPGAPTRTGKPGAPTRPGGNTLELVGKPIRRDGSSASGRPGAPTRPGAPTRPGMPGGMRKPVAPGELMQLQKPISRPAAPAPRRPDAPNRPTEAAGTATPPVARPTAPSAPRRPGFRPGAPGGQRRPGRPDWDDSAKLEALRSRSPQKQRQKVHIIGENDDALAAQTGGFAGEQQAMVLSASLARPAKPKAQQRTAPKPVAAVRKRRKETARQRQRRRAMELRAAREAKQVRPEMIVVPEDNLTVQELADMLSIESSEIIKSLFFKGVIATVTQTLDMPTIEAVAKEFDVPVLQDDVEEAAKKTVEMIEEADLKHLIRRPPVVTVMGHVDHGKTSLLDAIRQARVAAGEAGGITQHIGAYQVEIQHKDEARKLTFLDTPGHAAFTAMRARGTKVTDVAVLVVAADDGVRPQTLEAISHARAAEVPIVVAINKIDKEGASADRVKQELSEQNLLAEEWGGDVVMVPVSAIKGENIDKLLEMLLLVTEVEDLQANPDRPARGTVIEAHLDKAKGPVATLLIQNGTLKTGDVLAAGPVLGKVRAMVDDNRQRLKEAGPSFAVEALGFSEVPTAGDEFEVYPDEKAARAVVGDRASNARATRLAQQMASRRVSLTAMSGQANEGELKELNLILKADVQGSVEAILGSLEQLPKDEVQVRVLLSAPGEITETDVDLAAASGAVIIGFNTSMASGAKKAADATGVDVRDYDVIYKLLEDIQLAMEGLLEPELIEEALGEAEVRAVFTIGKSAVAGCYVNTGKLHRNCRVRVHRGKQVVYTGDLDSLRRNKDDVKEVATGFECGVGADRFANWEEGDRIEAFKMVTQRRKLTT from the coding sequence ATGACCAGCAGCGGCAAAGTCAGAATTTACGAGTTGTCCAAGGACCTCGGCCTTGAAAACAAGGACGTGTTGGATGCTGCCGAGAAGCTTTCAATCGCAGCCAAAAGCCACAGCAGCTCAATCAGTGACTCCGAAGCCGGAAAGATCCGTAGCTTGCTTGGGAAGGGTGCTTCACCCAGCCAACCAACCGCTCCGGCGGCCAAACCTGCACCAGCCAAACCGGCAGCGGGCAAATCGATCCTGTCGGTCAAAAAGGCCCCTGCTTCGCCAGGCGTCACAGCTCCTGTTGCTGCTGCAAAACCGCAAGCTCCGGCTCAACCGGCCGCCAGCAAACCCTTGCAACCATCGGTGAAGGCTGTCGCCCCACCCGCTCGGCCTGCACCTGCTGGAAGCACGTCGGCTGGATCAACGCCGAACAAACCTGCAACGGCGCCAGCGCGCCCAACGGCAGCGACGACAACCTCTACACCTCGACCGGCTGCTGCCGCTGCCCCAAGTCGCCCTGCCCCCTCGAAGCCCCAGGGAGCCCCGAAGCCTCAGGTCGTCGGCAAACCGTCAGCGCCAGAACTCGTTAGCAAACCAACTCCAGCAACGAAGCCCACAGGGGCCGCAAAGCCTGCAATTGTCTCGAAACCGATCACGGCAGCAAAACCTGCAGTGGTTGCGAAGCCTGCAGCAGCGAAACCCACGATCGTGAAGCCCACGGCGCCAACCCCACGGCCTGCTAGCAGCCCTGCGGCAGCATCAAGCGCCCCCCCACCAGCATCAACGCCGCGCCCAGCGCCATCACGGCCAACCCCGCGTCCCGCAGCAGCACCAAGCCGACCAGGGGCACCCCAGGGCCAGAAGCCGCAAATTGTTTCCCGCGCTGGGGCTCCACCCCGTCCGGGAACCCCACCACGCGTGGGCGCTCCGACCAAAACCGGCACCCCCGCACGTCCGACGCCGCGACCCGAACTCGTCGGCAAACCCGTTCCTCGCCGTACGGGAGGTGTTGGAGCCCCCCAACGTCCTGGAACCGGAGTGCCCCAACGCCAAGGGGGACCCGCACGTCCCGGTGCACCCACACGAACCGGAAAACCCGGTGCACCCACACGCCCCGGAGGGAACACCCTCGAATTGGTTGGTAAGCCAATCCGACGCGATGGCTCTTCAGCTAGTGGCCGTCCAGGAGCGCCAACACGACCCGGCGCACCCACTCGGCCGGGCATGCCCGGTGGCATGCGTAAACCCGTGGCACCCGGCGAGCTCATGCAGCTCCAAAAGCCTATTAGTCGTCCGGCAGCCCCAGCACCCCGGCGTCCTGATGCTCCCAATCGCCCCACGGAAGCCGCCGGCACAGCTACTCCTCCAGTGGCGCGGCCCACAGCACCCTCAGCGCCTCGTCGCCCAGGATTCCGCCCAGGTGCCCCCGGAGGTCAACGGCGCCCTGGGCGCCCCGATTGGGACGACAGCGCCAAGCTCGAGGCACTACGCAGCCGCTCGCCTCAAAAACAACGGCAAAAAGTCCACATCATTGGCGAGAACGATGATGCTCTCGCTGCACAAACCGGCGGATTTGCTGGCGAACAGCAGGCAATGGTGCTTTCAGCCAGCCTGGCGCGCCCAGCCAAACCGAAAGCCCAACAAAGAACGGCTCCCAAGCCTGTGGCAGCGGTGCGCAAACGCCGCAAGGAAACCGCTCGTCAACGGCAACGTCGTCGCGCCATGGAACTGCGGGCAGCGCGGGAGGCCAAGCAAGTACGTCCCGAGATGATCGTGGTACCGGAGGACAACCTCACGGTGCAAGAACTCGCAGACATGCTCAGCATCGAGAGTTCAGAAATCATCAAATCCCTGTTCTTTAAAGGGGTGATCGCCACGGTGACGCAAACCCTGGATATGCCCACCATCGAAGCGGTGGCAAAGGAATTCGATGTTCCTGTGCTTCAGGACGATGTAGAGGAGGCGGCGAAGAAGACCGTCGAAATGATCGAAGAGGCGGATCTCAAACACCTGATTCGTCGCCCTCCTGTGGTCACCGTCATGGGCCACGTCGACCATGGCAAGACGAGCCTTCTCGATGCGATCCGACAAGCACGGGTGGCTGCTGGAGAAGCCGGTGGAATCACCCAGCACATCGGTGCTTACCAGGTTGAAATCCAACACAAAGACGAGGCACGGAAGCTCACCTTCCTCGACACCCCGGGCCACGCTGCATTCACCGCGATGCGTGCGAGGGGAACGAAAGTCACCGACGTTGCTGTCTTGGTCGTCGCCGCCGACGACGGTGTGCGTCCTCAAACGCTTGAAGCGATCAGCCACGCCCGGGCCGCAGAGGTGCCGATCGTTGTTGCTATTAACAAGATCGACAAAGAAGGTGCCTCTGCAGACCGGGTGAAGCAAGAGCTCTCTGAGCAGAATCTCCTCGCTGAAGAATGGGGTGGAGATGTGGTGATGGTGCCTGTTAGCGCCATCAAGGGCGAAAACATCGACAAGCTTCTCGAAATGCTGCTCCTGGTGACTGAGGTGGAAGACCTTCAGGCCAACCCAGACCGCCCCGCCCGCGGAACCGTGATCGAAGCTCACCTGGACAAAGCAAAAGGCCCAGTCGCCACCTTGTTGATTCAGAACGGCACCCTTAAAACCGGTGACGTACTCGCCGCAGGGCCGGTGTTGGGCAAAGTTCGAGCCATGGTGGACGACAATCGCCAGCGCCTCAAGGAGGCTGGGCCGTCGTTTGCGGTGGAAGCCCTCGGGTTCAGCGAAGTGCCCACAGCTGGCGACGAGTTTGAGGTCTACCCCGACGAGAAAGCTGCTCGGGCTGTGGTGGGCGACCGCGCCTCAAATGCTCGCGCGACACGCCTCGCTCAACAAATGGCCTCGCGACGGGTCTCGCTCACGGCAATGTCCGGTCAAGCCAATGAAGGCGAGCTCAAAGAGCTCAACCTCATCCTTAAAGCTGATGTTCAGGGATCCGTGGAAGCCATCCTCGGTTCGCTTGAGCAACTACCCAAGGATGAAGTGCAAGTGCGGGTCTTGCTGTCGGCTCCAGGTGAAATCACCGAAACGGATGTCGACCTGGCGGCGGCTTCTGGTGCCGTGATCATCGGTTTCAACACCTCCATGGCCTCTGGAGCCAAAAAGGCCGCCGATGCCACTGGTGTTGATGTTCGGGATTACGACGTGATCTACAAGCTGCTGGAAGACATCCAGCTAGCGATGGAAGGTTTACTCGAGCCAGAACTCATCGAAGAAGCCCTTGGCGAAGCCGAGGTGCGCGCCGTGTTCACCATCGGCAAAAGCGCTGTTGCGGGTTGCTACGTCAACACCGGAAAGCTGCACCGCAACTGCAGAGTCCGAGTGCACAGAGGCAAACAAGTGGTGTACACCGGCGATTTGGATTCTCTGCGTCGCAACAAAGACGACGTCAAAGAAGTGGCTACAGGCTTCGAATGTGGTGTTGGTGCAGACCGTTTCGCCAACTGGGAAGAGGGTGATCGCATCGAAGCCTTCAAGATGGTTACCCAACGCCGCAAACTCACAACCTGA
- a CDS encoding YlxR family protein encodes MSAKPILRRCVACRQLQDRRHLWRVIRDHKDGVLLDFGMGRSAYLCPKEECLEEARRRKRLQKALRCQVPDAVLTTLNGRLSASTGESAEAN; translated from the coding sequence GTGAGCGCCAAGCCCATCCTCCGTCGTTGCGTGGCATGTCGCCAGCTCCAGGATCGTCGCCACCTTTGGCGGGTGATCCGTGACCATAAGGATGGGGTCCTTCTGGACTTCGGGATGGGCCGCTCGGCCTATCTCTGCCCGAAGGAAGAGTGCCTTGAAGAGGCTCGGCGCCGCAAACGCCTGCAAAAAGCTCTGCGATGTCAGGTGCCAGATGCAGTTCTTACGACGCTGAATGGGCGGCTCAGTGCAAGCACTGGTGAATCCGCTGAGGCAAACTAA
- the nusA gene encoding transcription termination factor NusA: MALVLLPGLTNLIDDISEEKKLAPQVVEAALREALLKGYERYRRTLYIGISEDPFDEDYFSNFDVGLDLEEEGYRVLASKIIVDEVESEDHQIALAEVMQVAEDAQSGDTVVLDVTPEKEDFGRMAAATTKQVLAQKLRDQQRRMIQEEFADLEDPVLTARVIRFERQSIIMAVSSGLGRPEVEAELPRRDQLPNDNYRANATFKVFLKEVSEVPRRGPQLFVSRSNAGLVVYLFENEVPEIQEGSVRIVAVAREANPPSRSVGPRTKVAVDSIEREVDPVGACIGARGSRIQQVVNELRGEKIDVIRWSQDPGQYIANSLSPARVEMVRLVDPAGQHAHVLVPPDQLSLAIGREGQNVRLAARLTGWKIDIKNSTEYDQPAEDAVVAELISQREEEEALQQEAEERLAVEQAARAEEDARLRELYPLPEDDEDYVEEAELSEEPSAEFVEGDAVIEDVEGETVAPEETGEASGDAETNMSEDAR; this comes from the coding sequence ATGGCTCTCGTACTGCTTCCCGGTCTCACCAATCTGATCGATGACATCAGTGAAGAGAAGAAACTCGCTCCGCAAGTTGTTGAAGCAGCTTTACGGGAAGCCCTGCTGAAGGGATACGAGCGATACCGGCGCACTCTCTACATCGGCATTAGCGAAGATCCTTTTGATGAGGATTACTTCAGCAATTTTGACGTTGGTCTTGATCTCGAAGAGGAGGGATATCGAGTTCTTGCCAGCAAAATCATTGTTGACGAAGTTGAAAGCGAAGATCATCAAATTGCCCTTGCGGAGGTGATGCAAGTAGCCGAAGACGCCCAATCTGGCGACACGGTCGTGCTCGACGTCACGCCAGAGAAGGAAGATTTCGGTCGTATGGCTGCGGCCACAACCAAACAAGTCCTGGCCCAAAAGCTGCGGGATCAGCAGCGTCGAATGATCCAAGAGGAATTTGCCGATCTCGAAGATCCCGTGCTCACCGCTCGGGTGATCCGCTTCGAACGTCAGTCGATCATCATGGCTGTGAGTTCAGGCCTAGGCAGGCCCGAAGTGGAAGCGGAGCTCCCTCGCCGCGACCAGCTGCCGAATGACAACTACCGGGCCAACGCCACCTTCAAGGTGTTTTTGAAAGAGGTGAGCGAAGTACCGCGGCGCGGTCCACAGCTCTTCGTGAGCCGCTCCAATGCTGGCCTCGTTGTTTATCTATTCGAAAACGAAGTTCCAGAAATCCAAGAAGGTTCCGTCCGCATCGTGGCCGTTGCCCGTGAAGCGAACCCACCATCACGATCCGTTGGTCCACGCACCAAAGTCGCTGTCGACAGCATTGAACGGGAAGTCGACCCTGTCGGCGCTTGCATCGGTGCTCGCGGATCCAGGATCCAACAGGTGGTCAACGAGCTGCGCGGTGAAAAAATTGATGTCATTCGCTGGTCGCAAGATCCAGGCCAATACATCGCTAACTCCCTCAGTCCCGCTCGGGTTGAAATGGTGCGGCTCGTTGATCCCGCTGGACAACATGCCCACGTTTTAGTACCACCCGATCAACTCAGCCTTGCCATTGGCCGTGAAGGTCAAAACGTGCGTTTGGCGGCTCGACTAACGGGCTGGAAAATCGACATAAAAAATTCAACTGAATACGACCAGCCCGCTGAAGATGCAGTTGTTGCTGAACTGATTTCTCAGAGAGAAGAAGAGGAAGCGCTTCAGCAAGAAGCGGAGGAGCGCTTAGCGGTGGAACAAGCCGCAAGGGCAGAAGAAGATGCTCGCCTCCGGGAGCTCTATCCACTCCCAGAAGATGACGAGGACTATGTCGAGGAAGCTGAACTCTCCGAAGAACCCTCTGCCGAATTTGTCGAGGGAGATGCCGTTATTGAAGACGTAGAGGGGGAGACAGTCGCCCCTGAAGAGACAGGCGAGGCCAGTGGCGATGCCGAAACCAACATGAGTGAGGACGCCCGGTGA
- the rimP gene encoding ribosome maturation factor RimP has translation MPHPLLPELEQLTQRVAGLQGFELCGIQLLTHMNPITLQVQIRHTSGSDVNLDDCAGFSGVLGEALEESQQLVEAYVLEISSPGIGEQLSCDRDFQTFRGFPVDVTHRDQGNVEHRLEGLLHERNTDSLQINIRGRIKSIPRDQVIEVRLTTPGQ, from the coding sequence TTGCCTCATCCTCTTCTGCCAGAACTTGAGCAGCTCACCCAACGGGTTGCAGGGCTTCAAGGCTTCGAGCTGTGTGGGATTCAACTGCTGACGCATATGAACCCCATCACCTTGCAAGTTCAGATCCGACACACCAGCGGGTCCGACGTCAACCTTGACGATTGTGCTGGTTTTAGTGGTGTTCTCGGTGAAGCTTTGGAGGAATCCCAGCAACTGGTCGAGGCTTATGTCCTTGAAATCAGCAGCCCCGGGATTGGCGAGCAACTGAGTTGCGATCGCGATTTCCAGACTTTCCGCGGTTTTCCTGTGGATGTCACCCATCGTGATCAAGGGAATGTTGAGCATCGTCTGGAAGGTCTTCTGCACGAACGCAATACGGATTCACTGCAGATCAACATCCGTGGGCGGATCAAAAGCATCCCTCGCGACCAGGTGATCGAGGTACGCCTCACCACCCCCGGCCAGTAA
- the grrM gene encoding cyclophane-forming radical SAM/SPASM peptide maturase GrrM/OscB, translated as MVIAASNVRPDFSQFGPIGLVVIQSTSLCNLDCSYCYLPDRQKKRVFDLNLIPLLVERILESPYAGPEFSLVWHAGEPLTLPTNWYDDATTLINQSLEHFGAQDLEIDQHVQTNATLINNDWCDCFRRNEIVVGISVDGPEDIHDAHRRFRNGRGSHAMAMRGIEALHRNQVPFHCISVITADAMEQPERMYRFYRDNGINDVGFNVEEKEGINTSSSMAGSNMEAKYKDFLRTFWRLSEQDGYPVVLREFEQVISLIQGDRRMKQNELNRPFSILSVDAQGDFSTFDPELLSVASDRYGTFNLGNLKTHSLEESTRTESFQRLLQDMTQGVETCHKGCEHFGLCGGGNGSNKFWEHGTLASSETNACRFGTKIPVEVLLERFEESPPIEVNRTTTASRSS; from the coding sequence TTGGTAATCGCAGCTTCAAACGTTCGGCCCGACTTCAGTCAGTTCGGGCCCATTGGCCTGGTGGTGATCCAGTCGACGTCGTTGTGCAATCTTGATTGCTCATATTGTTATTTGCCAGATCGACAAAAAAAGCGAGTTTTTGATCTCAATTTAATTCCTCTTTTAGTTGAGAGAATTTTAGAAAGCCCATACGCAGGACCGGAATTCTCACTTGTATGGCATGCCGGTGAACCCCTCACTCTGCCAACAAATTGGTACGACGATGCCACTACATTGATCAATCAATCTCTTGAACACTTTGGTGCTCAAGATCTAGAGATTGACCAACATGTGCAAACCAATGCAACATTGATCAACAACGATTGGTGTGATTGCTTTAGGCGCAATGAAATTGTGGTAGGCATCAGTGTTGATGGACCTGAAGACATTCATGATGCCCATCGACGCTTCCGCAACGGGCGTGGATCCCATGCCATGGCGATGCGGGGAATTGAAGCCTTACATCGAAATCAAGTGCCGTTCCACTGCATCTCTGTGATCACTGCAGATGCCATGGAACAACCCGAGCGTATGTACCGATTTTATCGAGACAATGGCATCAATGATGTGGGTTTCAATGTTGAAGAGAAGGAAGGAATCAATACATCATCTTCAATGGCAGGCTCAAATATGGAGGCTAAGTATAAAGATTTTCTCCGAACGTTTTGGCGACTAAGCGAGCAAGACGGTTATCCCGTTGTCTTACGTGAATTTGAACAGGTGATTAGCCTCATACAGGGGGATCGCCGAATGAAGCAGAACGAACTGAACCGCCCCTTTTCAATTTTGAGCGTTGACGCCCAAGGTGATTTTTCAACGTTCGATCCGGAACTGCTTTCCGTCGCCAGCGACCGCTACGGCACCTTCAATCTTGGCAACCTTAAAACGCACAGCCTCGAAGAATCAACGCGGACAGAGTCTTTTCAGCGTCTGCTTCAAGACATGACCCAAGGGGTGGAGACATGCCACAAGGGTTGCGAACACTTTGGCTTGTGTGGAGGCGGGAATGGAAGCAACAAGTTTTGGGAGCACGGCACCCTCGCCTCAAGTGAAACCAATGCCTGCCGCTTCGGCACCAAAATCCCCGTGGAAGTGCTTCTCGAGCGGTTCGAAGAGAGCCCACCCATTGAGGTCAACCGAACAACCACGGCGTCCCGAAGTTCGTAG
- the grrA gene encoding GrrA/OscA1 family cyclophane-containing rSAM-modified RiPP → MKRSLIAFQALLASSAVLCQSAEATSIFNAPDQTNNTVESRIDAARNGNWESLLKNAEPDEALVAKGKWKNGNGNKWSNGGKSSGKWGNGKGGGKFGNSRNSWGNGGYRVGWGNGGGGWRNGGGGFANW, encoded by the coding sequence ATGAAACGTTCCCTCATCGCCTTCCAGGCCTTACTCGCCTCAAGTGCTGTGCTGTGCCAGAGCGCTGAAGCCACATCGATCTTCAATGCTCCAGACCAAACAAACAACACCGTTGAGTCTCGTATTGACGCGGCTCGCAACGGCAACTGGGAAAGCCTCCTTAAAAATGCCGAGCCAGATGAAGCTCTAGTTGCCAAAGGAAAGTGGAAAAACGGCAACGGCAACAAGTGGAGTAATGGCGGTAAGAGCAGCGGCAAATGGGGTAACGGCAAGGGCGGCGGCAAGTTCGGCAACAGCCGCAATAGCTGGGGCAATGGTGGCTATCGGGTTGGCTGGGGCAACGGTGGCGGCGGCTGGCGCAACGGCGGCGGTGGGTTCGCGAATTGGTAA
- the grrP gene encoding extracellular substrate binding-like orphan protein GrrP — MRALLASTLGVIALGAPLFTTVDAAAGPFAKRTSLKAVIFEDVKPLYQKSGDTYEGFGVDMLNLIKDQAGRRTLKFIPTTSAEDGMKAITSGKADIACGVAFDWGRAEKVSYTIPFAIGGTRLLTKTTINGTPSSLRGRTVGVVKDSSSAKILETVVPSASLQAYATPAEAFAAYDSGKISTLAGGTLWLAANSDAKNSDLVPIRPYGRTGIGCIVKQNNGKLLAAANNAIGQTMQEYVNGNAATREMVNRWIGPGSNVMLPESVITALYSLLLSTTSEMSVSPN, encoded by the coding sequence ATGCGAGCACTTCTTGCTTCAACATTGGGTGTGATTGCTCTTGGAGCCCCTTTATTCACCACCGTTGATGCTGCCGCCGGACCTTTTGCGAAAAGGACGTCGTTGAAGGCCGTGATTTTTGAAGACGTGAAGCCGCTTTATCAAAAGTCGGGTGATACCTACGAAGGCTTTGGTGTCGACATGTTGAACCTGATCAAAGATCAGGCAGGTCGACGCACTCTCAAATTCATTCCGACGACGTCCGCAGAGGATGGAATGAAAGCCATCACATCCGGTAAAGCAGACATCGCTTGCGGTGTGGCCTTTGATTGGGGTCGGGCCGAAAAAGTGAGCTACACCATTCCATTTGCGATTGGTGGAACCCGCTTACTGACCAAAACAACCATCAACGGCACGCCTTCATCGCTTCGCGGCAGGACAGTGGGCGTCGTGAAGGATTCCTCCTCAGCCAAAATTTTGGAGACCGTTGTTCCTAGCGCTTCGCTCCAGGCCTATGCGACCCCTGCGGAAGCATTCGCTGCCTACGACAGCGGCAAAATCTCCACCCTCGCCGGTGGCACGCTTTGGCTTGCCGCAAATAGTGACGCCAAGAACAGCGACCTCGTTCCGATTCGTCCCTACGGCCGCACAGGTATCGGATGCATCGTTAAACAAAACAACGGCAAACTATTAGCCGCAGCCAACAACGCGATCGGTCAAACGATGCAGGAATACGTCAACGGCAATGCTGCAACACGCGAAATGGTGAACCGCTGGATTGGTCCCGGTAGCAACGTGATGCTTCCTGAATCAGTGATTACCGCTCTGTACTCCCTGTTACTCAGTACAACCTCGGAGATGTCCGTATCACCCAACTGA
- a CDS encoding trypsin-like peptidase domain-containing protein, translating into MLDTFLLSASPVQAVEHSFVAKSVRRVAPAVVRIDTERTVERQAFDPTLIDPLLRDLLGDPQLGPERERGQGSGVVIDSKGLVLTNAHVVDRVESVSVTVADGEQLDGHVVGFDPVTDIALVQLEGRNLPPKAPLGDSEVMEVGDWAIALGTPFGLERTVTLGIVSSLHRNINSLGFSDKRLDLIQTDAAINPGNSGGPLVNGEGEVIGINTLVRSGPGAGLGFAIPINLARRVADQLQEQGEVVHPYIGLQLVGLTPRIARDHNKDPNALVQLPERTGALVQSVLPQGPAEEAGLRRGDLVIAVDEKPVADPQALLEVVDAARLSEPLPLTVLRNGRELTLSVKPAPLPGLG; encoded by the coding sequence ATGCTTGACACATTTTTGTTGTCGGCATCCCCGGTTCAAGCTGTTGAGCACAGCTTTGTGGCGAAATCGGTGCGTCGTGTCGCCCCTGCTGTGGTTCGGATCGACACCGAACGCACCGTGGAGCGGCAAGCCTTTGATCCCACGTTGATCGATCCGCTTTTGCGTGATTTGTTGGGGGATCCGCAGTTAGGACCCGAGCGAGAGCGGGGGCAAGGATCAGGGGTTGTCATTGACTCCAAAGGACTGGTGCTCACCAATGCCCACGTTGTCGATCGTGTGGAATCAGTCAGCGTCACCGTGGCGGATGGTGAGCAGCTTGATGGCCATGTGGTGGGCTTCGACCCCGTTACCGATATCGCTTTGGTTCAGCTTGAGGGGCGGAACTTACCTCCGAAAGCACCCTTAGGTGATTCAGAAGTGATGGAAGTTGGCGATTGGGCGATCGCGCTCGGCACTCCCTTTGGCCTGGAGCGCACCGTCACACTCGGCATCGTCAGCAGTCTTCACCGCAATATCAACAGTCTTGGTTTTTCGGACAAACGCCTTGATCTGATTCAAACGGACGCGGCGATCAATCCAGGGAATTCCGGAGGGCCTCTGGTGAACGGAGAGGGAGAAGTGATCGGGATTAATACCCTTGTGCGTTCTGGCCCAGGGGCGGGTCTGGGCTTTGCCATCCCGATCAATTTGGCGAGACGCGTGGCTGATCAATTGCAGGAGCAGGGTGAAGTTGTGCACCCCTACATCGGATTGCAGTTGGTTGGGTTGACGCCTCGGATTGCCAGGGACCACAACAAAGATCCCAATGCATTGGTGCAACTGCCAGAGCGCACAGGAGCGCTGGTACAAAGCGTTTTGCCTCAGGGCCCTGCCGAAGAGGCTGGGTTGCGTCGTGGTGACCTGGTGATTGCGGTGGATGAAAAGCCTGTTGCTGATCCGCAGGCTTTGCTCGAGGTGGTGGATGCTGCTCGGCTTTCTGAGCCCCTGCCCTTAACGGTGTTGCGCAACGGCCGTGAGCTCACTCTGTCGGTCAAACCGGCTCCCTTACCAGGCTTGGGCTGA
- the rpiA gene encoding ribose-5-phosphate isomerase RpiA produces MADLQTQMKHAVADAAVEQIKDGMVLGLGSGSTAALMIRALGAKLASGELKNIVGVTTSFQGEVLAAELNIPLLSLNAVDRIDLAIDGADEVDPSFQLIKGGGACHVQEKLVAAMADRFVVVVDSTKLVDRLNLDFLLPVEVLPGAWRQIQKTLAAMGGSAELRMAQRKAGPVVTDQGNLVLDVKLEGGITDPASLEKAINNVPGVLENGLFVNLTDEVLVGEISDGVAGVRSLERRLS; encoded by the coding sequence ATGGCGGATCTTCAAACGCAAATGAAGCACGCGGTTGCTGATGCCGCGGTCGAGCAGATCAAAGACGGCATGGTTCTCGGTCTTGGTTCCGGATCCACTGCAGCACTTATGATTCGCGCTCTTGGAGCGAAGCTCGCTTCAGGAGAACTTAAAAATATTGTGGGTGTGACAACTTCCTTTCAAGGGGAGGTTTTGGCCGCCGAACTGAACATCCCTTTATTGAGTCTTAACGCTGTTGATCGGATCGATCTGGCCATCGATGGTGCCGATGAGGTGGATCCGAGTTTTCAGCTCATTAAGGGTGGTGGTGCATGCCATGTTCAGGAAAAACTGGTTGCAGCCATGGCTGATCGATTTGTGGTGGTGGTGGACTCCACGAAACTGGTCGATCGTCTCAACTTGGACTTTTTATTGCCGGTGGAGGTGTTGCCAGGGGCTTGGCGGCAGATCCAAAAGACTTTGGCCGCAATGGGAGGCAGTGCCGAGCTTCGTATGGCCCAGCGGAAGGCTGGTCCGGTGGTGACCGATCAGGGCAATCTTGTGCTCGATGTGAAGCTCGAGGGTGGAATCACCGATCCAGCTTCTTTAGAGAAGGCAATCAACAACGTTCCAGGCGTGTTGGAAAACGGGTTGTTCGTCAATCTCACCGATGAAGTTTTGGTGGGTGAAATCTCGGATGGTGTTGCAGGCGTTCGCAGCCTTGAGCGGCGCCTTAGTTGA